A single genomic interval of Gammaproteobacteria bacterium harbors:
- a CDS encoding Gfo/Idh/MocA family oxidoreductase — MLKLIHLGTGGRGRHWLDFVAARPDVETVACVDVDQAALDAVRQKTGCKTFLSLEEALAETVADGVLVASPSHMHGAHARQILQAGFAVMVEKPLAGSLREAVDVVHAAREANRPLMVAENYRFFRAERTLRKFLDGNHLGRIRSVVCIDRRDQPSRAQGAWVTKMAQPFLTEIAVHHFDSFRYLFNSQPEAVWARTFNPQGSDYEQNAAAETLLDLQGGIHIQYSGSFVGSRYEYSLAIEGENGDVRTDRSKVWWRPRGRKSFSEVAPVQMPEGESLRYPDAGMLSMLAQFQQALTTGKAPETSGADNLWTLAMFEAAVQSAQSGRYVSIDEIFTPELRTRAGIAEES; from the coding sequence ATGTTGAAACTCATCCACTTGGGAACAGGCGGCCGCGGGCGCCATTGGCTGGACTTCGTTGCCGCTCGGCCGGATGTCGAAACCGTGGCCTGCGTCGATGTCGACCAGGCAGCGCTGGATGCCGTGCGCCAGAAGACGGGCTGCAAGACCTTCCTGTCGCTGGAGGAGGCGCTGGCCGAAACCGTCGCCGATGGCGTCCTGGTTGCGAGTCCGTCGCATATGCACGGCGCGCATGCCCGGCAGATCCTGCAGGCCGGATTCGCGGTGATGGTCGAAAAGCCCCTGGCCGGCAGCCTGCGCGAAGCAGTCGATGTCGTTCACGCCGCGCGCGAAGCAAACCGGCCCCTGATGGTGGCGGAGAACTACCGTTTCTTTCGCGCCGAGCGCACCTTGCGCAAATTTCTCGACGGGAATCACCTGGGCAGGATCCGGTCCGTGGTCTGCATCGACCGGCGTGACCAGCCCTCGCGCGCGCAGGGCGCCTGGGTGACAAAAATGGCGCAACCTTTCCTCACCGAGATCGCGGTGCATCACTTCGACAGCTTCCGCTACCTGTTCAACAGCCAGCCCGAAGCAGTCTGGGCACGCACCTTCAATCCGCAGGGCAGCGATTATGAACAGAACGCGGCGGCGGAGACGCTGCTCGACCTGCAGGGTGGCATTCATATCCAGTACAGCGGCAGTTTTGTCGGCAGTCGCTACGAATATTCCCTGGCGATCGAGGGCGAGAATGGTGATGTGCGCACGGACCGCAGCAAGGTCTGGTGGCGCCCCCGTGGTCGGAAGTCGTTCAGCGAGGTAGCGCCGGTCCAGATGCCGGAAGGCGAGTCGCTGCGTTATCCCGACGCCGGCATGCTGTCCATGCTCGCGCAGTTCCAGCAAGCGCTCACTACCGGCAAGGCGCCAGAAACCAGTGGCGCCGACAATCTCTGGACGCTCGCGATGTTCGAGGCCGCGGTGCAGTCCGCGCAAAGTGGCCGCTACGTGTCGATCGACGAGATATTCACGCCGGAGTTGCGGACGCGCGCCGGCATCGCGGAAGAGTCATAG
- a CDS encoding alkaline phosphatase family protein: MSLAETSRPVVVIGLDMGDGELIRAWSKRGYLPNFASLVGEGTWIDLESTARALHTSTWPTFATGSLPGRHGVYYPYQPRPGHQEAQLVSADQYGVSTLWKRADEQGRRCIVYDVPETFPEPGFGGRAIFEWGTWAWYGARCAQPAELLTRLRKRFGVYPLKMEAKRLGARFPDPVLLEKRLLGSIAHKAASFEWLLADSQWDLALTVFGETHPAGHYLWPRGLASMTDPDDARFDAIRRVYVALDNALASIRAALPADATLMVVSGDGVTANNCGCHLVPEVLQQLGFAAPPAAAEEGALAARRGLSLGRIKDMVPKGARRWIADHLPWWLRDRIGASIRSENIDWARTRAFALPTDLEGCIRINLKGREPQGIVGAQDYDALCEDIASQFRELINPATGEAAVREVWIRNRIFPGPVQDQLPDIMVTWNNSAPISAMSSARMGLVEQESPDPRTGTHSPRGFCLARGDRFARGASATGRLEDIAPTVLDLVAAKAGEMDGSVLYDR; this comes from the coding sequence ATGAGCCTTGCCGAAACGTCCCGCCCCGTTGTGGTCATCGGTCTCGATATGGGGGACGGTGAGCTGATCCGGGCCTGGAGCAAGCGGGGGTATTTGCCGAATTTTGCCTCCCTAGTCGGTGAAGGCACCTGGATCGACCTGGAATCGACGGCCAGAGCCCTGCATACCTCGACCTGGCCGACCTTTGCCACCGGGAGCCTCCCCGGTCGCCACGGAGTCTACTATCCCTACCAGCCGCGCCCCGGGCACCAGGAAGCTCAGCTGGTCAGCGCCGATCAATACGGCGTCTCCACCCTGTGGAAGCGTGCCGACGAACAGGGGCGGCGCTGCATCGTCTATGACGTGCCGGAAACCTTCCCGGAACCGGGCTTCGGCGGGCGGGCCATCTTTGAATGGGGAACCTGGGCCTGGTATGGCGCGCGCTGCGCACAACCGGCCGAGCTGCTGACCCGGCTCAGGAAGCGCTTTGGCGTCTATCCGCTGAAGATGGAAGCCAAGCGCTTGGGCGCACGTTTCCCCGACCCCGTGCTGCTGGAAAAGCGCTTGCTGGGCAGCATCGCGCACAAGGCAGCCTCGTTCGAATGGCTGCTGGCGGATTCGCAGTGGGATCTGGCGTTGACGGTCTTCGGTGAAACCCACCCGGCGGGGCATTACCTTTGGCCCCGTGGCCTCGCTTCCATGACCGATCCCGACGACGCCCGCTTCGATGCAATACGCCGGGTCTACGTCGCCCTCGATAATGCCCTGGCTTCGATCCGGGCTGCGCTTCCGGCGGATGCGACCCTGATGGTGGTGAGCGGAGACGGTGTGACCGCCAATAACTGCGGTTGTCACCTGGTGCCGGAGGTGTTGCAGCAACTGGGCTTTGCGGCACCGCCGGCGGCCGCCGAGGAAGGTGCACTAGCGGCCAGGCGCGGACTTTCGCTGGGACGGATCAAGGACATGGTGCCCAAGGGCGCGCGGCGCTGGATCGCCGATCATCTGCCATGGTGGCTGCGAGACCGGATCGGCGCGAGTATCCGCTCGGAAAATATCGACTGGGCGCGAACCCGCGCCTTTGCGCTTCCCACCGATCTCGAGGGATGCATCCGCATCAACCTGAAGGGTCGCGAACCACAGGGGATCGTGGGCGCGCAAGACTACGATGCGCTGTGCGAGGATATAGCGAGTCAGTTCCGGGAACTGATCAATCCGGCCACCGGCGAGGCGGCGGTGCGCGAGGTGTGGATTCGCAACCGGATCTTTCCGGGCCCTGTGCAGGATCAATTGCCCGATATCATGGTGACCTGGAACAACTCGGCACCGATCAGCGCGATGTCTTCCGCGCGCATGGGACTCGTTGAACAGGAATCTCCCGATCCGCGCACCGGTACCCACTCGCCACGGGGCTTCTGCCTGGCGCGCGGAGACCGCTTTGCACGGGGAGCATCGGCCACGGGACGGCTCGAGGATATCGCGCCTACCGTCCTCGACCTGGTCGCCGCCAAAGCCGGCGAAATGGATGGTTCGGTACTGTATGACCGTTAA
- a CDS encoding PQQ-dependent sugar dehydrogenase, whose translation MTIAILRHALAMIFIFGTTLRAPGTPMEELSRRELGPLLVFTAAYLLLVLTVKASTRNGKQLGVHNAVFAGLIVYLAASLALAIFGFNPPQAVVTTGVVSILGMFLLDLMGNRRRGAALFVVTASVAALLALGFGKDIELLHDLALKKQIVDRRNISTALYRVTLSQFRNVVTTLKFSTRAGVEEEMRRGGALATFGERYLLATGDGRMYVFDWNRQSEQLDLRELGLRIPINNEEFIAATDADVDRRTFRVADVLTRETAGKMRIYASYHVWNTSAQCSTMRVSWAESTIGHFTEPHPGIEWHDIFETTPCLPLKTRATRFGGLQNGGRMALLDDDTLLLTIGDHQFDGYYSTQMLPQETGNSYGKIFRIKLAENSAELVSLGHRNPEGLYIDPHGVIWSTEHGPKGGDELNRIVANGNYGWPLVTFGTAYDKTSWPLSKTPGRHDGFIAPVYSWIPSIGVSDLLGIEGAAFELWRDDLMVASLTGRSLWRLRLIDQHVVYSEEIPLNCRIRDILAAHDGELLAWCDDARTIIALVPASADSDGEALFAQCEGCHSITEDRAHGIGPDLRGVNGRKIASVAGFEYSKALRDINGRRWSSAALDEFLKSPQAYAPGTAMEFAGIANDRQRAALVEYLQGIRK comes from the coding sequence ATGACAATCGCAATTCTCCGTCACGCGCTGGCCATGATCTTCATCTTTGGCACGACACTGCGCGCACCGGGGACGCCGATGGAGGAATTATCCAGGCGCGAGCTTGGCCCCCTGCTGGTATTCACCGCAGCCTATCTGTTGCTCGTCCTGACCGTGAAAGCGAGCACGCGTAACGGGAAGCAGCTCGGCGTTCACAACGCGGTCTTCGCGGGGCTGATCGTCTACCTGGCGGCATCACTGGCGCTGGCCATTTTCGGATTCAATCCCCCGCAAGCGGTGGTGACAACCGGCGTCGTTTCGATACTGGGCATGTTCCTGCTCGACCTGATGGGCAATCGCCGGCGCGGGGCAGCACTGTTCGTCGTGACGGCTTCGGTTGCGGCGTTGCTTGCGCTTGGTTTTGGCAAGGACATCGAACTGCTGCATGACCTGGCGCTGAAGAAGCAGATCGTCGACAGACGGAATATTTCGACAGCGCTTTACCGAGTGACACTGAGCCAGTTCAGGAATGTTGTAACGACTCTGAAGTTTTCCACCAGGGCGGGGGTCGAGGAGGAGATGCGCAGAGGTGGCGCGTTGGCGACATTTGGCGAGCGCTACCTGCTGGCCACCGGTGACGGCAGGATGTACGTTTTTGACTGGAACAGGCAATCGGAGCAGTTGGATCTCCGCGAGCTGGGGTTGAGAATCCCGATCAACAACGAGGAATTCATCGCGGCAACGGACGCCGACGTCGATCGCCGGACCTTTCGCGTGGCCGATGTGCTCACCCGGGAAACCGCAGGCAAGATGCGCATCTACGCCTCGTATCACGTCTGGAACACCAGCGCGCAATGCTCGACCATGCGGGTTTCCTGGGCCGAATCCACCATCGGGCATTTCACCGAGCCGCATCCGGGCATTGAATGGCACGATATATTCGAGACCACTCCCTGCCTGCCACTCAAGACCAGGGCAACCCGCTTCGGTGGGCTGCAGAACGGCGGGCGAATGGCGCTGCTCGATGACGACACATTACTGCTGACCATCGGCGACCATCAGTTCGATGGCTATTATTCAACGCAGATGCTGCCCCAGGAAACCGGGAACTCCTATGGCAAGATCTTCCGCATCAAACTGGCGGAGAATTCGGCCGAGCTCGTGTCACTCGGCCATCGCAATCCCGAGGGCCTGTACATCGACCCACACGGCGTGATCTGGTCCACGGAGCACGGACCCAAGGGCGGTGACGAGTTGAACCGGATCGTGGCGAACGGCAATTACGGCTGGCCACTGGTCACCTTTGGCACCGCGTACGACAAGACCAGCTGGCCGCTGAGCAAGACACCCGGGCGCCACGACGGATTCATTGCCCCGGTATATTCGTGGATACCCTCGATCGGGGTCTCCGACCTTCTGGGCATCGAGGGGGCCGCGTTTGAACTGTGGCGCGATGACCTCATGGTTGCATCGCTGACCGGGCGCAGCCTGTGGCGGCTTCGGCTGATCGATCAACACGTCGTATATTCGGAGGAAATACCGCTGAATTGCCGCATACGCGACATCCTGGCGGCACATGATGGCGAGCTGCTGGCCTGGTGCGACGATGCCAGGACAATCATTGCTCTCGTGCCCGCCTCCGCCGACAGCGACGGCGAGGCGCTGTTCGCGCAGTGCGAGGGATGTCATTCCATCACCGAAGATCGGGCTCATGGCATAGGGCCCGACTTGCGCGGCGTCAACGGCCGCAAGATCGCATCGGTGGCGGGTTTCGAGTACTCGAAGGCGTTGCGAGACATCAATGGCCGGCGCTGGAGCAGCGCCGCACTGGACGAATTCCTGAAATCACCGCAGGCGTATGCACCCGGAACCGCCATGGAATTCGCAGGAATTGCCAACGACCGGCAAAGAGCTGCGCTGGTCGAATACCTGCAGGGCATCAGGAAATGA
- a CDS encoding carbamoyltransferase has product MRILGISAFYHDSAAALIDDGRIIAAAQEERFTRKKHDAGFPDHAIEYCLTEAGIGLHDIDFVVFYDKPFLKFERLLETYLAFAPKGFNSFRTAMPIWIKEKLFQKNLLKKEFQRLNGDFDWDNKLLFSEHHLSHGASAFYPSPFEEALVLTMDGVGEWTTTSAAIGRGKELQIFKELFFPHSLGLLYSAITYYIGFKVNSGEYKVMGLAPYGEPVYKDLMLEKLVDLKADGSFRLNMEYFNYCTGLTMTNDRFAKLFGRPVRQKEDDLLDQFHMDMAASVQAVTEEIVGRLVRGLVSETGIHNLCLAGGVALNCVANGKLVRDGLIENIWVQPASGDAGGALGAALLGYHHYQQQPRVVDRQKQDMMQGSYLGPGYAQQDIERRLTACRAKFEVPSSQEEMLDSAASLLADGKVVGWFQGRMEFGPRALGARSILGDPRSESMQKTMNLKIKYRESFRPFAPSVLREDVNRYFETDMDSPYMLLVDRIKPELCRQMSEEESKLFGIDKLNVRRSDLPAITHVDYTARVQTVHPDTNPLYHQLISRFKEKTGCSVVINTSFNVRGEPPVCSPEDAFKCFMGTEMDVLVAGNCILRKEQQDPSLKLDYTSAFDLD; this is encoded by the coding sequence ATGCGAATATTAGGCATATCAGCTTTTTATCACGATAGTGCGGCGGCCCTGATCGACGATGGGCGGATAATCGCGGCAGCGCAGGAAGAGCGCTTTACGCGCAAGAAGCATGATGCAGGGTTTCCGGACCACGCCATCGAATACTGCCTCACCGAGGCGGGTATCGGGCTGCACGACATCGACTTCGTCGTGTTTTACGACAAGCCCTTCCTCAAGTTCGAGCGACTGCTCGAAACCTACCTGGCGTTTGCACCGAAGGGGTTCAATTCCTTTCGGACCGCGATGCCGATCTGGATAAAAGAGAAGCTGTTCCAGAAAAATCTGCTGAAAAAGGAATTCCAGCGCCTGAACGGCGATTTCGACTGGGACAACAAGTTGCTGTTCTCGGAGCATCACCTGAGCCACGGGGCCAGCGCGTTCTACCCCTCGCCGTTCGAGGAAGCCCTGGTGCTGACGATGGATGGCGTCGGCGAATGGACGACCACATCGGCTGCCATTGGTCGGGGCAAGGAGCTGCAGATCTTCAAGGAGCTGTTTTTTCCCCACTCGTTGGGCCTGCTGTATTCGGCGATCACCTACTACATCGGGTTCAAGGTCAATTCGGGCGAATACAAGGTCATGGGCCTGGCGCCTTACGGCGAGCCCGTATACAAGGACCTGATGCTCGAGAAGCTGGTCGACCTGAAAGCCGATGGCTCGTTCCGGCTCAACATGGAGTATTTCAACTATTGCACCGGCCTGACGATGACAAACGACAGGTTTGCCAAACTTTTCGGCCGCCCGGTGCGCCAGAAGGAAGACGATCTGCTCGATCAGTTTCATATGGACATGGCCGCGTCGGTGCAGGCGGTGACCGAGGAAATCGTTGGGCGCCTGGTCAGAGGGCTGGTGAGCGAAACCGGAATACACAACCTCTGCCTGGCGGGTGGCGTGGCGCTCAACTGCGTGGCCAACGGAAAACTGGTGCGCGACGGGTTGATCGAGAATATCTGGGTACAGCCGGCATCGGGTGATGCCGGCGGCGCACTGGGAGCGGCATTGCTCGGATACCACCACTACCAGCAGCAACCGCGCGTCGTCGACCGGCAGAAACAGGACATGATGCAGGGTTCCTATCTCGGGCCGGGATACGCGCAGCAGGATATCGAGCGGCGGCTGACCGCCTGTCGGGCGAAGTTCGAGGTGCCGTCGAGCCAGGAAGAAATGCTCGATAGCGCTGCCTCCCTGCTGGCGGATGGCAAGGTCGTGGGATGGTTCCAGGGCCGCATGGAATTCGGCCCGCGCGCGCTCGGTGCACGCTCGATACTGGGCGACCCGCGCTCCGAGTCGATGCAGAAGACCATGAACCTCAAGATCAAGTACCGCGAGAGCTTCAGGCCGTTTGCGCCGTCGGTGCTGCGCGAAGACGTGAACCGCTATTTCGAGACCGACATGGACAGCCCGTACATGTTGCTGGTCGACCGGATCAAGCCCGAGCTTTGCCGGCAGATGAGCGAGGAAGAGTCAAAGCTGTTCGGGATCGACAAGCTGAACGTCAGGCGCTCCGATCTGCCCGCGATCACCCACGTCGACTACACGGCCAGGGTACAGACCGTACACCCGGACACCAATCCGCTCTACCATCAGTTGATCAGCCGGTTCAAGGAAAAAACCGGGTGCAGCGTGGTGATCAATACCTCCTTCAACGTGCGCGGCGAACCCCCCGTGTGCTCCCCGGAAGATGCATTCAAGTGCTTCATGGGCACGGAGATGGATGTGCTGGTGGCAGGCAACTGCATCCTGCGCAAGGAACAACAGGATCCGTCGCTGAAGCTGGATTACACCAGCGCCTTCGACCTCGATTGA
- a CDS encoding glycosyltransferase, producing MLKILLLSPWLPWPPHDGARIRILETLRFLAQRHEVTLLAHISSPEEFEHVESIREYCANIEVEMLSTAPLRRMGRLGIGLLSGYPIIQSIHFSRRLASRLASITAREHFDIIQVELSMMARYARSISPSCSAKTVLATHNIETQRFQREIPLSPWGLRRMALVINSLLFPSWEQKSMAMYDGAVAVSEHDRDWARNYLPPGCVSLVPNGVDTRFFQPDRPDGASRSMVFTGVMDYPPNVDAVVWFVNEIFPRLRAHYPDLEFDIVGAKPSAAVLALAAHDGVTVTGAVPDIRPFVDRAFAFVVPLRSGGGTRLKILQAMAMGCPVVSTRLGAEGIDVTHGENLLFADDAPQFLEQIGNLSASPDLGQHIGRAGRELVCSRYDWQSCLEGLEQLYLKLLGNPQS from the coding sequence GTGCTGAAAATCCTGCTTTTGTCTCCCTGGTTGCCCTGGCCTCCCCATGACGGTGCGCGCATCAGGATTCTGGAGACGCTGCGCTTTCTCGCGCAACGCCACGAGGTCACGCTGCTCGCGCATATTTCCTCCCCCGAGGAGTTCGAGCATGTGGAATCGATACGGGAGTATTGCGCCAACATCGAAGTCGAGATGCTGAGCACGGCTCCGCTACGCCGAATGGGCAGGCTGGGCATTGGCCTGCTCAGCGGTTATCCGATCATCCAGAGCATCCACTTCAGCCGGCGCCTGGCGAGCCGTCTCGCAAGCATTACTGCTCGCGAACATTTCGACATCATCCAGGTGGAGCTGTCGATGATGGCACGCTACGCGCGATCCATAAGCCCGTCCTGTAGCGCGAAGACGGTGCTCGCGACCCACAATATCGAGACCCAGCGCTTCCAGAGAGAGATCCCGCTGTCGCCCTGGGGTCTGCGGCGCATGGCCCTGGTTATCAATTCCCTGCTGTTTCCGTCCTGGGAGCAGAAATCGATGGCGATGTACGACGGGGCGGTTGCGGTGTCCGAACACGACCGCGACTGGGCCCGGAACTACCTTCCGCCGGGATGCGTCAGCCTGGTTCCGAATGGAGTCGACACGCGCTTTTTTCAACCCGATCGCCCGGATGGCGCCAGCAGGTCGATGGTGTTCACCGGCGTGATGGATTACCCGCCCAACGTCGATGCGGTCGTGTGGTTCGTCAACGAGATCTTTCCGCGGCTGCGGGCGCATTATCCGGATCTCGAATTCGATATCGTCGGCGCCAAGCCCAGCGCGGCGGTACTGGCGCTGGCGGCGCACGACGGCGTCACGGTAACCGGCGCGGTACCGGACATCCGGCCCTTCGTGGATCGCGCGTTTGCCTTTGTGGTACCGCTGCGTTCGGGTGGCGGAACCCGGCTCAAGATCCTGCAGGCGATGGCGATGGGATGCCCGGTGGTATCCACCCGCCTCGGTGCCGAGGGCATCGATGTAACGCACGGGGAAAACCTGCTCTTTGCCGACGATGCCCCGCAGTTTCTCGAACAGATCGGCAATCTGAGCGCCTCCCCGGATCTGGGGCAACACATCGGTCGTGCCGGGCGCGAACTGGTTTGCAGCCGTTATGACTGGCAAAGCTGCCTGGAAGGCCTGGAACAGTTGTATCTCAAGCTTCTCGGAAATCCGCAGTCGTGA
- a CDS encoding glycosyltransferase family 4 protein — MTRRLSVCFAAPGHTLLSTAGSTRNILATATALSEWADVTLAFRNVAESLTSADFRVETIAAPESGDAARDDVAIRGLNPLSHYSYLNSLRSYASCNAERFDVIFEKGWRFSGFLAHAFRKHGVEAILIENDARFWTDPVRDVRGALKYVAHFTAQQLAGYCSRRVDVVVAETEQLKSALIAGRGLRPERIEVVPLGVDHAVFHPRDSAAARAELGISPAANIMLYVGGMDQYHDLSALLEALRDTAPPGLEIHLVGDGEYRGRYENLARGLTVPVVFHGQVNHHRVPSYIAAADLCLAPYQTKGFFRNQVAFSTLKIPEYMACEKPVISVPSGHILQLIEEGVTGFLFDNEVPRWRTFLEQIPTREQLARMGKAAGPSVAALSWSATARKYLDLVRTNPSVR; from the coding sequence GTGACGCGGCGCCTGTCGGTATGTTTCGCGGCGCCCGGGCATACCCTGCTCAGCACCGCCGGATCGACGCGCAATATTCTTGCGACGGCCACCGCGCTCAGCGAGTGGGCCGATGTCACGTTGGCGTTTCGCAACGTCGCCGAGTCCCTGACTTCGGCAGACTTCAGGGTCGAAACAATTGCCGCACCGGAGTCCGGAGACGCGGCGCGTGATGATGTCGCGATCCGGGGTTTGAATCCACTGAGTCATTACTCCTATCTGAATTCCCTGCGCAGCTATGCCAGTTGCAACGCAGAACGTTTTGACGTGATCTTCGAAAAGGGATGGCGGTTTTCCGGGTTCCTTGCCCATGCGTTCCGCAAGCACGGCGTGGAAGCGATACTGATCGAGAACGATGCGCGTTTCTGGACTGATCCGGTGCGCGATGTGCGTGGTGCGCTGAAATATGTTGCCCATTTCACGGCCCAGCAACTGGCAGGCTACTGTTCGCGGCGCGTGGATGTGGTCGTGGCCGAGACGGAACAACTCAAATCCGCATTGATCGCGGGCCGCGGTCTGCGGCCGGAGCGGATCGAAGTTGTCCCCCTGGGCGTCGATCATGCGGTGTTTCACCCGCGTGATTCAGCCGCCGCAAGGGCAGAATTGGGCATCAGTCCCGCTGCGAACATCATGCTCTACGTGGGGGGCATGGATCAGTATCACGATCTGTCCGCGCTGCTGGAGGCGTTGCGCGATACCGCGCCGCCGGGGCTCGAAATACACCTCGTGGGCGACGGCGAGTATCGGGGCCGCTACGAGAACCTGGCGCGCGGGCTCACGGTCCCCGTGGTGTTTCACGGCCAGGTGAATCACCACCGGGTGCCGAGCTATATCGCGGCCGCGGACCTGTGCCTGGCGCCTTATCAGACCAAGGGTTTCTTCCGCAACCAGGTTGCGTTTTCGACCCTGAAGATTCCGGAATACATGGCCTGCGAAAAACCGGTCATCAGTGTGCCGAGTGGCCATATCCTGCAATTGATCGAGGAAGGGGTGACCGGGTTTCTGTTCGACAACGAGGTTCCGCGCTGGCGCACGTTCCTCGAGCAGATCCCCACGCGTGAGCAACTCGCCCGGATGGGGAAGGCGGCGGGGCCGTCGGTGGCCGCGCTCAGCTGGTCGGCCACGGCCCGAAAATACCTCGACCTGGTGCGCACGAATCCCTCGGTCCGCTGA
- a CDS encoding glycosyltransferase, translated as MNSDIDTPPRTGPGPGSGRRRVAVVGLTYPFRGGISHYSTLFVRALRGIHDVSFITLLRQYPGFLFPGQTQFDFSANTLEEPNTRIIDTLNPLTWLATARVLNREQPELIVFQWWHPFFAPCFGTIARLLDRRLQARVCFLCHNVMPHEGNPLQTLLTKYAFAKAKMFIVHSEQDRLQLAALRPDAVISKGCHPTYSEFAQGESRSKQEARAAVGVAPERETLLFFGLVRPYKGLKVLLEAMPLILERRACQLLVVGEFYDDKSQYLVLIESLGLAEHVKVIDKYIPNEDVAMYFQSADVVVLPYTSATQSGIVQIAFGLGTPVITTDVGGLPEAVDHGKTGLVVPAQDPQRLATAILDYYQDDLERGFREEIGLQTNRFAWDEEVALVGGFLASND; from the coding sequence ATGAACAGTGATATCGATACGCCGCCCCGGACCGGGCCGGGGCCTGGATCGGGTCGCCGGCGAGTGGCAGTGGTAGGCTTGACCTACCCGTTCCGGGGCGGAATATCCCACTATTCGACGCTGTTTGTCCGTGCCCTGCGGGGCATCCACGACGTCAGCTTCATTACCCTGCTGCGTCAATATCCCGGCTTCCTGTTTCCGGGCCAGACGCAATTCGACTTCAGCGCCAATACGCTGGAAGAACCGAACACCCGGATCATCGACACCTTGAATCCATTGACCTGGCTGGCGACCGCGCGGGTGCTCAATCGCGAGCAGCCGGAACTGATCGTGTTTCAGTGGTGGCACCCGTTTTTCGCACCCTGTTTCGGCACGATCGCCCGCCTGCTCGACCGCCGCCTGCAGGCTCGTGTCTGTTTCCTGTGTCATAACGTGATGCCCCACGAAGGCAACCCGTTGCAGACCCTGTTGACGAAATACGCGTTCGCCAAGGCGAAGATGTTCATCGTTCACTCCGAGCAGGATCGACTGCAGCTTGCGGCGCTGCGCCCGGATGCCGTGATCAGCAAGGGCTGTCACCCGACCTATTCCGAATTTGCCCAGGGCGAATCGCGTTCCAAGCAGGAGGCCCGCGCTGCGGTCGGGGTCGCTCCAGAGCGTGAGACCCTGTTGTTCTTCGGCCTGGTGCGGCCTTACAAGGGGCTGAAAGTCCTGCTCGAGGCCATGCCATTGATCCTCGAACGCCGGGCCTGCCAGTTGCTGGTCGTTGGCGAGTTTTACGATGACAAGAGCCAGTATCTCGTGCTGATCGAAAGCCTCGGGCTCGCGGAGCACGTCAAGGTCATCGACAAATACATTCCCAATGAAGACGTGGCGATGTACTTCCAGAGTGCGGATGTGGTGGTGCTTCCGTACACCAGCGCGACCCAGAGCGGCATCGTCCAGATTGCGTTTGGTCTTGGCACGCCGGTGATCACCACCGATGTCGGGGGTTTGCCCGAGGCGGTCGATCACGGCAAGACCGGACTCGTGGTGCCCGCGCAGGACCCGCAACGTCTCGCGACTGCGATACTTGACTATTATCAGGACGATCTCGAGCGCGGGTTTCGCGAGGAGATCGGGCTCCAGACGAATCGCTTCGCCTGGGATGAAGAAGTCGCCCTGGTAGGGGGATTCCTCGCAAGCAATGACTGA